The Chitinophagales bacterium genome has a segment encoding these proteins:
- the gcvP gene encoding aminomethyl-transferring glycine dehydrogenase, translating to MANPHAFQPRHIGTTAEETKHMLQTIGVDAIEQLIEKTIPNSIRLQNDLAISEALDEPSYLQHIEAIANKNKVFKNFIGQGYYGTLTPTVILRNIFENPGWYTQYTPYQAEIAQGRLEALLNFQTMIADLTGLPVANASLLDEATAVAEAMHLLYEVRNKNKQLPSANKIFIDKQCFAQTIEVVKGRAIPLDIELVVDDVVNFDSTHEYFALVIQYPSANGNIEHYESIIQKAKSFDINTVMACDIMSLALLKSPAELGATIAVGNTQRFGVPMGFGGPHAAFFACVEDFVRLLPGRLIGISKDKLGNQALRMALQTREQHIKRDKATSNICTAQALLAIMASMYAVYHGADGIKQIATEIHQKANTLTNALAQLNIKQNNTIYFDNINFNIDNIDALKQLAEKHQCNFWYNNNQVQIAIDETTSYDDIQLIVNIIAKHIQQNPPQITVDNNINIPNDYLRTDDILKHQVFNSYHSEHEMLRYIKRLEAKDLSLCHAMIPLGSCTMKLNATTQMIPVSWKAFANMHPFAPSSQTQGYQTIIQELEQFLANITGFYATSLQPNSGAQGEYAGLMVIRAFHENNGDTHRNIALIPSSAHGTNPASAAMAGMKIIIVKCDENGNIDVADLKQKAATNAANLSCLMVTYPSTHGVFEESIQEICDIIHQNGGKVYMDGANMNAQVGLTSPANIGADVCHLNLHKTFAIPHGGGGPGMGPICVTEALAPFLPSNPFVATGGKQAIPAIAAAPFGSASILLISYAYIKLLGQQGVKTATQYAILNANYMKARLEKHYDILFKGKNNTVAHEFIIDLRPFKAKTGIDAIDVAKRLIDYGFHAPTVAFPVAGTLMIEPTESESLVELDRFCEAMIAIKQEIDAIENGTYTKEDNPVINAPHILQEIVGDEWTHAYSRKVASYPLPYLQDHKFWASVAKIDNTYGDRNLMCTCTPIEDYV from the coding sequence CAACTGTTATTCTCAGAAACATTTTTGAAAATCCAGGTTGGTACACACAGTACACACCATACCAAGCCGAAATTGCTCAAGGCAGATTAGAAGCTTTGCTCAATTTCCAAACCATGATTGCCGATTTAACTGGTTTGCCTGTTGCCAACGCTTCTTTATTAGACGAAGCAACAGCTGTTGCCGAAGCCATGCATTTGCTCTACGAAGTAAGAAACAAAAACAAGCAATTACCTAGTGCTAACAAAATTTTTATTGATAAACAATGCTTTGCTCAAACGATAGAAGTAGTAAAAGGCAGAGCCATTCCTTTAGATATTGAATTGGTTGTAGATGATGTAGTGAATTTCGATTCAACACATGAATATTTTGCATTGGTGATACAATATCCAAGTGCAAATGGAAATATTGAACACTACGAAAGCATTATTCAAAAAGCAAAATCTTTTGATATTAATACCGTAATGGCTTGCGATATTATGAGCTTGGCTTTGTTGAAATCGCCAGCTGAATTAGGTGCTACTATTGCTGTTGGCAATACACAACGATTTGGTGTGCCAATGGGATTTGGTGGTCCACATGCTGCATTTTTTGCTTGTGTAGAAGATTTTGTCCGATTGCTTCCTGGTAGATTAATTGGTATTTCTAAAGATAAATTGGGCAATCAAGCATTGCGAATGGCTTTGCAAACCAGAGAACAACATATTAAACGAGATAAAGCAACTTCAAATATTTGTACTGCTCAAGCATTATTGGCTATTATGGCTAGTATGTATGCAGTGTATCATGGAGCAGATGGCATTAAACAAATTGCAACTGAAATTCACCAAAAAGCAAATACATTAACCAATGCTTTAGCACAATTAAACATCAAACAAAACAATACAATATATTTTGATAATATTAATTTCAATATTGATAATATCGATGCATTAAAACAATTAGCAGAAAAGCATCAATGTAATTTTTGGTATAACAACAATCAAGTTCAAATAGCTATTGATGAAACAACTTCGTATGATGACATTCAGTTAATCGTAAATATTATAGCAAAGCATATTCAACAAAATCCTCCACAAATTACTGTAGATAACAACATCAACATACCTAATGATTATTTAAGAACTGATGACATTTTAAAACATCAAGTGTTTAATAGCTATCATTCAGAACATGAAATGCTACGGTATATCAAACGCTTAGAAGCAAAAGATTTGTCTTTGTGTCATGCCATGATTCCATTAGGAAGCTGTACGATGAAACTTAATGCTACTACACAAATGATTCCTGTTTCTTGGAAAGCATTTGCCAATATGCATCCATTTGCACCAAGCAGTCAAACGCAAGGTTATCAAACCATCATACAAGAATTAGAACAGTTTTTAGCCAACATTACTGGATTTTATGCTACATCCTTACAACCTAATTCTGGTGCTCAAGGCGAATATGCTGGATTAATGGTCATTCGTGCATTTCATGAAAATAATGGCGATACACACCGAAACATTGCCTTAATTCCATCATCTGCACATGGCACTAATCCTGCAAGTGCTGCCATGGCTGGTATGAAAATTATTATTGTTAAATGCGACGAGAATGGCAATATTGATGTGGCTGATTTAAAACAAAAAGCAGCAACTAATGCAGCGAACTTGTCTTGTTTAATGGTAACTTATCCATCTACACATGGCGTATTTGAAGAAAGCATACAAGAAATCTGCGATATCATTCACCAAAATGGTGGCAAAGTATATATGGATGGTGCGAATATGAATGCACAAGTTGGATTAACCTCGCCTGCTAATATTGGTGCTGATGTTTGCCATCTTAACTTACATAAAACATTTGCTATTCCACATGGTGGTGGTGGTCCAGGTATGGGACCAATTTGTGTTACCGAAGCATTGGCTCCTTTCCTACCATCTAATCCATTTGTAGCAACTGGTGGCAAACAAGCCATACCTGCTATTGCAGCAGCTCCGTTTGGTAGTGCTTCTATCTTGTTGATTTCTTATGCTTATATCAAATTATTAGGACAACAAGGCGTTAAAACGGCTACACAGTATGCTATTTTAAATGCCAATTATATGAAAGCACGATTGGAAAAGCATTACGATATTTTATTTAAAGGCAAAAACAATACGGTAGCTCACGAGTTTATTATCGACTTACGACCTTTTAAAGCTAAGACAGGCATTGATGCGATTGATGTTGCCAAACGATTGATAGATTATGGATTTCATGCTCCAACAGTGGCTTTTCCTGTTGCAGGAACTTTAATGATAGAACCTACCGAAAGCGAAAGTTTAGTAGAATTAGACCGTTTTTGTGAGGCAATGATTGCCATTAAACAAGAAATTGATGCGATTGAAAATGGAACTTATACAAAAGAAGACAATCCAGTTATTAATGCACCACATATATTACAAGAAATAGTTGGTGATGAATGGACACATGCTTATTCTAGAAAGGTAGCATCTTATCCATTGCCGTATTTACAAGACCACAAGTTTTGGGCAAGTGTTGCTAAAATTGACAATACCTACGGCGACAGAAACCTAATGTGTACCTGTACACCTATTGAAGATTATGTGTAA
- a CDS encoding N-6 DNA methylase, with protein MTNIFKYLKSYPPLPKEVDKLIVSAFVEINNLEVINNRFIKSYLISKRKSEKRKKLLEFIEIVKSEVQIFNIEKLIELFEFVISPSDRIVNGAIYTPSEIREYIVKQTFNNHRNNLDEVTVADIACGCSGFLYSAAKELKKKTENSYQYIFKNQIFGLDIQDYSVTRSKLLLSLLALSEGEDVGTFHFNIHQGDALLFKWEQEYQNFEGFDIIIGNPPYVRIRNLEESVKVNLKKWSVCNSGNPDLYIPFFQIGYENLAENGTLGFITMNTFFKSLNGRALRKYFEDNNTSIRIIDFGTNQIFKSKSTYTCICFLEKEEQNYIEYYKSKKKELPTNRGQYRKINYKKLNAKQGWNLNNNTLVAKIEAVGKSFGERYKTRHGIATLRNDIYIFKPVKEDEEFYYLQNGTLFPIEKGICKDILNSNKLSREIDFEGVREKVLFPYNAEIKPKALEEEYLREQFPRAFEYLQHKRNILAERDKGKGKYEKWFAFGRTQSLEKVSNKLFFPKFSDRIPSYLISNDEDLLFYNGQAIIGHSDVEMQLIKVILESRLFWFYIKSTSRPYSSNYYSLDGAYIRNFGIPNFTQNDIDFLINETNKNDIDIFLEESYNIELPN; from the coding sequence ATGACCAACATCTTCAAATATCTCAAATCCTATCCGCCACTTCCAAAAGAAGTGGACAAGCTCATTGTGTCTGCATTTGTTGAGATAAATAATTTAGAAGTAATCAATAATAGATTTATTAAGAGCTACTTAATCTCAAAAAGAAAGTCAGAGAAAAGGAAAAAATTACTTGAATTTATTGAAATTGTAAAAAGTGAAGTACAAATATTCAATATTGAAAAACTTATAGAACTGTTCGAATTCGTTATTTCCCCTTCAGACAGAATTGTAAATGGAGCAATCTATACACCTTCAGAAATTAGAGAATATATTGTAAAGCAAACATTCAACAATCACAGAAATAATTTGGATGAAGTTACTGTAGCAGATATTGCCTGTGGTTGTTCTGGATTTTTATATTCGGCTGCAAAAGAACTGAAAAAAAAGACAGAAAACAGCTATCAATATATTTTTAAAAATCAAATTTTTGGTTTAGATATTCAAGATTATTCAGTTACACGAAGTAAACTTTTACTAAGCTTATTAGCATTATCTGAAGGAGAAGATGTTGGAACATTCCATTTTAATATTCATCAAGGTGATGCTTTGCTTTTTAAATGGGAACAAGAATATCAGAATTTTGAAGGATTTGATATTATTATTGGAAATCCGCCGTATGTGCGTATAAGGAATCTAGAAGAAAGTGTAAAAGTAAATCTTAAGAAATGGTCGGTATGTAATTCAGGAAATCCTGATTTATATATTCCATTCTTTCAAATTGGGTATGAAAATCTTGCAGAGAATGGAACACTTGGTTTTATTACAATGAATACTTTTTTTAAAAGTTTAAATGGTAGAGCTTTAAGAAAGTACTTTGAGGATAATAATACAAGTATTAGAATTATCGATTTTGGCACAAATCAAATTTTCAAATCTAAAAGCACTTATACTTGTATTTGTTTTTTGGAAAAAGAAGAACAAAACTATATCGAATATTATAAATCCAAAAAAAAAGAATTACCTACTAATAGGGGGCAATATAGAAAGATAAACTATAAAAAACTAAATGCAAAACAAGGGTGGAATTTAAATAATAATACACTAGTTGCTAAGATTGAAGCAGTTGGGAAGTCCTTTGGTGAAAGGTATAAAACTAGACATGGTATAGCTACTTTAAGAAATGACATCTATATTTTTAAGCCAGTAAAAGAAGATGAAGAATTTTATTATTTACAGAATGGTACTTTATTTCCTATAGAAAAAGGTATCTGTAAAGATATTTTGAATTCAAATAAATTGAGTAGAGAGATTGATTTTGAAGGTGTCAGAGAAAAAGTATTATTTCCTTATAATGCTGAAATAAAACCCAAGGCATTAGAAGAAGAATATTTACGAGAACAATTTCCAAGGGCATTTGAATATCTACAACATAAGCGTAATATTTTAGCAGAAAGAGATAAAGGAAAAGGCAAATACGAAAAGTGGTTTGCTTTTGGCAGAACGCAATCATTAGAAAAGGTTAGTAATAAACTATTCTTTCCTAAATTTTCGGATAGGATTCCAAGTTATTTAATCAGTAATGATGAAGATTTATTATTTTATAATGGTCAAGCTATTATTGGTCATTCAGATGTAGAAATGCAATTAATTAAAGTAATATTAGAATCGCGCTTATTTTGGTTTTATATTAAATCAACTAGTAGGCCTTATTCCTCAAATTATTATTCATTAGATGGAGCGTATATTAGAAATTTTGGAATTCCTAATTTTACTCAAAATGATATTGATTTTTTAATTAATGAAACTAATAAAAATGATATTGATATTTTCTTAGAGGAAAGCTATAATATTGAACTACCCAATTAG
- a CDS encoding sensor histidine kinase, with product MTNNIINIPFTVSARTARLIGQENFANAEGAIIELVKNSYDADASICVIIIDPVNDTIRIMDNGDGMTVERIKTHWMTIGTDDKKVNFKTKSRIKTGAKGIGRFALDRLGRSSIMVTKTIDSESLVWDVDWNQFENTGAVISDIKATLQVGNSNLLDEVIEVQNFSGLSQSIIDYWKEEKGTLISIDKLRDSWDEKAIQSLYSNLEILLPPLETNIFEVFLFSTIEPEKYGKIQPTSCDDFDYKVTATVDESQNVKVEVYRNELNLGDLKRIGFFDKSKLNQTQYQLKAFDDGVFEMATKLENLIPGYKDIDKNDNLNKIGAFTFSFYFMKRGGGQERDEDITKYPYKSVNYSQRTNWLDKFGGIKIFRDNFRVRPYGETKSSSFDWLDLGKRALSNPTVTRPGYRVRPQQVYGIVNISRIDNINFEDKSSREGLQENDAFNLFKEILKSIIEIFEQDRNQIMMSLKKIYDDNNKKRKAQEDAENIIKNKKNSNKSATPEEESAEKNTLISAIEAYKEDIEELQDEQKILRVLASAGLIVTSFAHEFRNHTDSILPRTDELKQVLLEIIDMEKLKQLPDFFDPYIMLSDMRKQDERLKSWLDFSISSVRKDKRSRRIINMVTYIEGLEKIWSSLLSRRNIKLTIDKWKFSEVNFNGHEIDLDGIFNNLITNSVDAYKRSDAGDVREIKLSFSFSPLDSNGISVIYEDFGPGLLEEITDANKIFQPFYTTKRDDKTGEKIGTGLGMWIVKSTIDEYNGDIEIVNARPHFKIKITLPHN from the coding sequence ATGACTAATAATATAATTAATATACCTTTTACTGTATCTGCAAGAACAGCACGACTGATTGGTCAGGAAAATTTTGCTAATGCTGAAGGTGCTATTATTGAATTGGTGAAAAATAGTTATGATGCCGATGCTTCCATCTGTGTAATAATTATTGATCCAGTAAATGATACAATTCGCATCATGGATAATGGAGATGGCATGACAGTAGAAAGGATTAAGACACATTGGATGACTATTGGGACAGATGATAAAAAAGTAAACTTTAAGACAAAATCAAGAATAAAAACAGGTGCTAAAGGTATTGGTAGGTTTGCTCTTGACCGACTTGGAAGGTCAAGCATTATGGTTACTAAAACGATTGATTCTGAAAGCTTGGTTTGGGATGTAGATTGGAATCAGTTTGAAAATACAGGAGCAGTTATCTCAGATATAAAAGCGACATTGCAAGTTGGGAATAGTAATTTATTGGATGAAGTTATTGAAGTTCAAAATTTTTCAGGTCTTAGTCAGTCAATTATTGATTATTGGAAAGAAGAAAAAGGAACGTTGATTTCTATAGATAAACTACGAGATAGTTGGGACGAAAAAGCCATACAATCTTTGTATTCCAATTTGGAAATTTTACTTCCCCCTCTTGAAACAAATATTTTTGAAGTATTTCTTTTCAGTACAATAGAGCCTGAAAAATATGGTAAAATCCAGCCGACTTCTTGTGACGACTTTGATTATAAAGTGACAGCAACTGTTGATGAAAGCCAAAATGTGAAGGTTGAAGTTTATAGAAATGAACTTAATCTCGGTGACCTAAAGAGAATCGGTTTTTTTGATAAATCGAAGTTGAATCAAACGCAATATCAATTAAAAGCATTTGATGATGGTGTTTTCGAGATGGCAACCAAACTTGAAAATCTTATTCCCGGATATAAAGATATTGACAAGAATGATAATCTAAATAAAATAGGTGCGTTTACATTTTCTTTTTATTTTATGAAAAGAGGTGGAGGGCAGGAAAGGGATGAGGATATAACGAAATATCCATATAAATCTGTCAATTATAGTCAAAGAACAAATTGGTTAGATAAGTTTGGTGGAATAAAAATTTTTAGAGATAATTTTAGAGTTAGACCATATGGAGAAACAAAAAGCAGTTCCTTCGATTGGTTAGACTTAGGAAAAAGAGCTTTAAGTAATCCAACTGTAACAAGGCCGGGTTATCGAGTAAGACCACAACAGGTATATGGTATTGTAAACATTTCAAGAATAGACAATATCAACTTTGAAGACAAATCGAGCAGAGAGGGATTGCAAGAGAATGATGCTTTTAATCTTTTCAAAGAAATTCTAAAATCAATTATCGAGATTTTTGAACAGGACAGAAATCAAATAATGATGTCCTTGAAAAAAATATACGATGATAATAACAAAAAAAGAAAAGCTCAAGAGGATGCAGAAAACATAATAAAGAACAAGAAAAATTCTAATAAATCAGCAACACCGGAAGAAGAAAGTGCAGAAAAAAACACTTTAATAAGTGCGATTGAGGCATATAAGGAAGATATAGAAGAACTTCAAGACGAGCAAAAAATTCTTAGAGTTTTAGCGAGTGCAGGATTGATTGTTACCTCCTTTGCACATGAATTTAGAAATCACACAGACAGCATTTTACCTCGTACCGATGAACTAAAACAAGTTTTATTAGAAATCATTGATATGGAAAAACTAAAACAACTTCCCGATTTTTTTGATCCGTATATTATGCTTTCCGATATGAGAAAACAAGATGAGAGATTGAAATCATGGCTTGATTTCTCGATTTCGTCCGTAAGAAAAGACAAACGATCAAGGAGAATCATTAATATGGTTACTTATATTGAAGGATTAGAAAAAATATGGAGTTCATTGTTATCAAGGAGAAATATAAAATTGACAATAGATAAATGGAAGTTTTCAGAAGTTAACTTCAATGGGCATGAAATTGATTTAGATGGGATATTCAATAATTTAATTACAAATTCTGTTGATGCTTATAAGCGTAGCGATGCTGGAGATGTGCGGGAAATAAAACTAAGTTTTTCATTTAGTCCTTTAGATTCAAATGGAATAAGTGTGATTTATGAAGATTTTGGACCAGGTTTATTAGAGGAAATAACCGATGCTAATAAAATTTTTCAACCTTTTTATACCACCAAACGAGACGATAAAACCGGAGAAAAAATTGGAACAGGATTAGGAATGTGGATAGTAAAATCTACCATTGATGAGTATAACGGAGATATAGAAATCGTAAACGCCCGACCACATTTTAAAATTAAAATAACATTACCACATAATTAA
- a CDS encoding chloride channel protein: MALRNYIKKLYDSTIETNSKLKIQFLQFFPFIIASFLIGIIAYAYSVLFNYATKLSFSIYDKNPLLIFIITPIAFLISWWLVQQFAPYAKGSGIPQVMTTLELTSHSKQNKISYLLSAKIALIKIISSVIKVIGGGVIGREGPTIHIASAISNLVYKLLPKWWIHINQKNMIIAGAASGLSAAFNTPLGGIIFAIEELSKYHMKYYKSTLFIAVIIAGLTAQGLGGPYLYLGYPKTAFDNYMVYIGILIVAILSGFFGAKVCDALLSFIKYFNSNKENWRKILLIIVSSLIVATMIYFYGTNAMGSGKEYMEKALFDSNKTIPWQLPFIRMAGMIASFGSGGAGGVFAPSLSCGASIGAIVADWLQLTHGNANLIILVGMVGFLTAVTRAPFTAAIIVFEMTDRHSIIFFLLLGAMIANFIAYLNNKHSFYHTLYVQYLRDVESKAKKQ; the protein is encoded by the coding sequence ATTGCACTACGAAATTATATAAAAAAACTATATGATAGTACAATAGAAACCAACTCAAAACTAAAAATTCAGTTCTTACAATTCTTTCCTTTTATTATTGCTTCTTTTTTAATAGGTATAATTGCATACGCTTATAGTGTTTTATTCAATTATGCTACAAAATTATCTTTTTCAATATACGATAAAAATCCACTCTTAATTTTTATCATAACGCCAATTGCCTTTCTAATTTCTTGGTGGTTGGTACAACAATTTGCACCCTATGCAAAAGGGAGTGGCATTCCACAAGTAATGACTACACTCGAATTGACATCACATTCTAAACAAAATAAAATATCATATTTATTAAGTGCCAAGATTGCTCTCATTAAAATTATATCAAGTGTAATAAAAGTTATTGGTGGTGGTGTTATTGGAAGAGAAGGACCAACCATTCACATTGCTAGTGCCATTTCTAATTTAGTCTATAAACTTTTACCAAAATGGTGGATTCACATCAATCAAAAAAATATGATAATTGCTGGTGCAGCTTCTGGTTTATCGGCTGCATTTAATACACCATTAGGCGGAATTATTTTTGCAATTGAAGAACTGTCTAAATACCATATGAAATACTATAAATCTACTTTGTTTATAGCAGTTATCATTGCTGGATTAACAGCTCAAGGTTTAGGTGGACCTTACTTATATTTAGGATATCCAAAAACTGCTTTCGACAATTACATGGTGTATATTGGTATTTTGATTGTTGCTATTTTAAGTGGATTTTTTGGTGCGAAAGTCTGCGATGCATTATTATCTTTTATTAAATATTTTAATTCTAATAAAGAAAATTGGCGGAAAATATTACTCATTATTGTATCTAGTTTAATAGTTGCTACAATGATATATTTTTATGGAACTAATGCAATGGGTTCTGGTAAAGAATATATGGAAAAAGCTTTATTCGATAGCAATAAAACTATTCCTTGGCAATTACCATTTATTAGAATGGCTGGAATGATAGCTTCTTTTGGTTCTGGTGGTGCAGGTGGTGTATTTGCTCCATCTCTTAGTTGTGGTGCTTCAATTGGTGCAATAGTCGCTGATTGGTTACAATTGACTCACGGAAATGCCAATTTAATAATTTTGGTTGGTATGGTTGGATTTTTGACTGCTGTTACAAGAGCTCCATTTACTGCAGCGATTATTGTATTTGAAATGACAGACAGACACAGTATTATTTTCTTTCTGCTATTAGGTGCAATGATTGCCAATTTCATTGCATATCTTAATAATAAGCACTCTTTTTACCATACACTGTATGTTCAATATTTAAGAGATGTAGAAAGCAAAGCTAAAAAACAGTAA
- a CDS encoding DUF1304 domain-containing protein: MLKIISSILVALVAIEHVYILWIEMFAWETVGKRTFKSFSADLFKPTKALAANQGLYNGFLAAGLIWSFFITDCHWQFNIRLFFLLCVIVAGIFGALTASRKIFFVQAIPAIIALIFTILAK; encoded by the coding sequence ATGTTAAAAATTATAAGTTCCATTTTAGTAGCACTAGTAGCTATAGAACATGTATATATTTTATGGATAGAAATGTTTGCTTGGGAAACCGTTGGCAAAAGAACATTTAAAAGCTTTTCTGCTGATTTATTTAAACCTACCAAAGCATTGGCTGCTAATCAAGGATTATACAATGGATTTCTAGCTGCTGGTTTAATTTGGAGTTTCTTTATAACAGATTGTCATTGGCAATTTAATATTAGACTTTTCTTTTTATTATGTGTGATTGTAGCAGGAATTTTTGGTGCTTTAACTGCTTCTAGAAAAATATTTTTTGTACAAGCAATACCAGCAATAATTGCATTGATTTTTACTATTTTAGCTAAGTAA
- a CDS encoding VOC family protein produces MATTNIYLTFNGNCEAAFNFYKSVFGGDFNYISKFSDMPPSENQQVAEADKDKIMHVSLPIGQSILMGSDAGGEWCANNFLVGTNFSISITADSKAEADTIFNALAESGKITMPMADTFWGDYFGMLIDQFGISWMMSFNENYSK; encoded by the coding sequence ATGGCAACAACAAACATTTATCTTACATTTAATGGCAACTGCGAAGCCGCTTTTAATTTTTATAAATCTGTTTTTGGTGGTGACTTTAACTACATCAGTAAATTTAGCGATATGCCACCAAGTGAAAATCAACAAGTAGCAGAAGCAGATAAAGACAAAATTATGCATGTGTCTTTACCAATTGGACAGTCTATTTTAATGGGAAGCGATGCTGGTGGAGAATGGTGTGCTAACAATTTTTTAGTTGGAACTAATTTCTCTATATCAATTACAGCAGATAGCAAAGCTGAAGCCGATACTATTTTTAATGCTTTAGCAGAAAGTGGAAAAATTACTATGCCAATGGCTGATACATTTTGGGGCGATTATTTTGGTATGTTGATAGATCAATTTGGCATCAGTTGGATGATGAGTTTTAATGAAAACTACAGTAAGTAA